The following proteins come from a genomic window of Candidatus Hydrogenedentota bacterium:
- a CDS encoding sulfatase, which produces MIHSRSILELSTAKGREMRLCLLRLVVGLTIGAFCFARAVEVCADGRPNVLLIMADDMRPWLGAYGESGLRTPHLDRLADAGLVFERAYCQNAVCGPSRASLLTGLRPDTTRIFDNDTHFRTHNPSIVTLPQLFREHGYRTQAIGKIFHPSFAQAYVGARMDDLPSWSEPTWYPPPQYYHTGSGMALAESIFLRHPGCGMYQGATCMHNRLQEAAELTPAQRSLYGGGEWKRHFVQAALCEAPDVPDNELGDGQIADRAIEALQQMKGKPFFLAVGFLRPHVPFVAPKKYWDLYQREAFSPVRNGKAPANLSRATYPAMHDHGAYEGAPPEGPLDDDKARELMHGYAACVSFVDAQAGRVLEELKRLGLAENTIVVFLGDHGYHLGENGRWGKQTCYETATRAPLIVSAPGTKAAGKHTKALVEFVDLFPTLCELAALPAPERLEGSSFARLLDTPERPWKRATFSQFPDPVRVSRPEVLAAPGDLMGRTIRTDRYRLIVWEHVLDPAKVEEVELYDYVSDPGETTNIADDPAQAETLAAMMSILREGWRGSVPP; this is translated from the coding sequence GTGATACACTCAAGATCAATTCTCGAACTTTCCACTGCAAAGGGCCGTGAAATGAGACTGTGCCTGCTTCGCCTCGTCGTCGGACTGACAATCGGCGCGTTCTGCTTCGCCCGTGCCGTGGAAGTTTGCGCCGACGGCAGGCCCAACGTGCTCCTGATCATGGCGGACGATATGCGGCCGTGGCTCGGCGCTTATGGCGAAAGCGGGCTGCGGACGCCCCACCTGGATCGGCTTGCGGACGCGGGACTGGTCTTTGAGCGTGCTTACTGCCAGAATGCCGTCTGCGGTCCCTCGCGCGCGAGTCTGCTGACGGGGCTGCGTCCGGACACGACGCGCATCTTCGACAACGACACCCATTTCCGCACCCACAACCCGTCGATTGTGACGCTGCCCCAGCTTTTTCGCGAACACGGCTATCGCACGCAGGCGATTGGCAAAATCTTTCACCCCAGCTTTGCCCAGGCCTATGTCGGCGCGCGGATGGATGACTTACCCTCGTGGAGCGAGCCCACGTGGTATCCTCCGCCCCAGTATTACCACACGGGTAGCGGGATGGCGCTGGCGGAATCGATCTTTCTGCGCCATCCCGGCTGCGGGATGTATCAGGGCGCCACGTGCATGCACAATCGCCTTCAGGAGGCTGCGGAACTCACCCCGGCACAGCGGTCGTTGTACGGGGGCGGCGAGTGGAAGCGCCACTTCGTGCAGGCGGCGCTCTGCGAGGCGCCCGACGTGCCCGACAATGAACTGGGCGACGGACAGATCGCGGACCGGGCGATTGAAGCCTTGCAGCAGATGAAGGGCAAGCCCTTCTTTCTCGCCGTGGGCTTTCTTCGTCCTCATGTTCCCTTTGTTGCCCCGAAGAAGTACTGGGATCTCTATCAGCGCGAGGCCTTCAGCCCGGTGCGCAATGGGAAGGCCCCGGCCAACCTTTCCCGGGCGACTTACCCCGCAATGCACGATCACGGGGCTTATGAAGGCGCGCCGCCGGAGGGTCCCCTTGACGACGACAAGGCCCGGGAGCTGATGCACGGTTACGCGGCCTGCGTGAGCTTTGTGGATGCCCAGGCCGGGCGTGTGCTGGAGGAACTGAAACGTCTCGGCCTTGCGGAGAATACGATCGTGGTCTTTCTGGGCGATCACGGCTATCACCTGGGAGAGAATGGTCGCTGGGGGAAGCAAACGTGCTACGAGACAGCGACGCGCGCGCCGCTGATTGTGTCCGCGCCGGGCACGAAGGCGGCCGGGAAGCACACGAAGGCCCTCGTGGAGTTTGTGGACCTCTTCCCCACGCTGTGCGAACTTGCCGCGCTGCCCGCGCCGGAGCGTCTGGAAGGCAGCAGCTTCGCAAGGCTGCTGGATACGCCCGAGCGCCCCTGGAAGCGCGCGACCTTCAGCCAGTTTCCCGATCCCGTGCGCGTGAGCCGACCGGAGGTACTCGCCGCGCCGGGTGATCTTATGGGCCGGACGATCCGCACGGACCGGTATCGGCTCATCGTCTGGGAACACGTGCTGGATCCTGCGAAGGTGGAAGAGGTGGAGCTCTATGACTATGTAAGCGATCCCGGCGAGACCACGAACATCGCGGATGACCCCGCCCAGGCGGAGACGCTCGCGGCGATGATGTCGATATTGCGCGAGGGCTGGCGCGGTTCGGTACCACCGTAA